A genomic segment from Clostridium pasteurianum BC1 encodes:
- the pdxS gene encoding pyridoxal 5'-phosphate synthase lyase subunit PdxS yields MGKYEINKNLAQMLKGGVIMDVVNPEQAVIAEKAGACAVMALERVPSDIRKEGGVARMSDPKMIKGIQEAVSIPVMAKVRIGHFVEAQILQQLSIDFIDESEVLTPADEAYHINKWDFNVPYVCGARNLGEALRRIGEGAAMIRTKGEAGTGNVVEAVTHMRTMMDDIRKVKNAPKEELMSIARDFAAPYDLVEYVWENGKLPVVNFAAGGIATPADAALMMQLGAEGVFVGSGIFKSENPQERAKAIVLATTYYNDPKVLSEVSEGLGEAMHGLELNEIKDRYAERGW; encoded by the coding sequence ATGGGTAAATATGAAATAAATAAAAATTTAGCTCAAATGCTAAAGGGTGGAGTAATAATGGATGTTGTAAATCCAGAACAGGCAGTAATAGCAGAGAAAGCAGGTGCTTGTGCAGTTATGGCACTGGAAAGAGTACCTTCTGATATTAGAAAAGAGGGTGGAGTAGCTAGAATGTCTGACCCAAAGATGATAAAGGGAATACAGGAAGCTGTATCTATTCCAGTAATGGCAAAGGTAAGAATAGGGCATTTTGTGGAAGCTCAAATATTGCAGCAATTATCAATAGATTTTATTGATGAAAGTGAAGTTCTTACTCCTGCAGATGAAGCTTATCATATAAATAAATGGGATTTCAATGTTCCCTATGTATGCGGTGCAAGAAATTTAGGAGAAGCCCTTAGAAGAATTGGTGAAGGCGCTGCCATGATAAGGACAAAGGGAGAAGCTGGCACAGGAAATGTAGTTGAGGCAGTAACGCACATGAGAACTATGATGGATGATATTAGAAAAGTAAAGAATGCGCCAAAAGAAGAACTTATGTCTATTGCCAGGGATTTTGCAGCACCTTATGATTTAGTAGAATATGTGTGGGAAAATGGAAAGCTTCCAGTAGTCAATTTTGCGGCAGGTGGAATTGCTACCCCAGCGGATGCAGCACTTATGATGCAATTAGGTGCAGAAGGTGTATTTGTTGGATCTGGAATATTCAAGTCTGAAAATCCGCAGGAAAGAGCAAAAGCTATTGTTTTAGCAACCACTTATTACAATGATCCTAAGGTACTTTCAGAAGTATCAGAGGGACTTGGAGAAGCAATGCATGGTCTTGAATTAAATGAAATTAAAGATAGGTATGCAGAAAGAGGCTGGTAA
- a CDS encoding DUF3102 domain-containing protein, translated as MLIYKQQTAQNIIEIGKRLIKVKESLPHGEWGTYLKEKVVFSRQSANRFMQVAREFSNCSALSNLQPTKIFALLDVPSEEREDFISQSHEINGQTKTVDEMTSRELQKAIKEKKQLEEQVRIQKESKYYNKTIMSYLRSFKLRL; from the coding sequence ATCTTAATCTATAAGCAGCAGACAGCACAGAATATTATTGAAATAGGAAAGAGGCTAATTAAAGTAAAGGAAAGTTTACCTCATGGTGAATGGGGTACATATTTAAAGGAAAAAGTTGTGTTTAGTAGGCAGTCAGCAAATAGATTTATGCAAGTTGCTAGAGAGTTCTCAAATTGCTCAGCGCTGAGCAATTTACAACCAACAAAGATATTCGCACTACTTGATGTTCCTTCAGAGGAAAGAGAGGATTTCATTTCACAGTCACATGAGATAAATGGACAGACTAAGACAGTAGACGAAATGACCAGTAGAGAATTACAGAAAGCAATAAAAGAGAAGAAGCAGCTTGAAGAACAAGTGAGGATACAAAAAGAGTCTAAGTATTACAACAAAACTATAATGAGTTATCTCAGGAGCTTCAAGCTACGATTATAA
- a CDS encoding MBL fold metallo-hydrolase: MKIASGVEMLEISSDVMGMPCVINPTLIWDKDTVILVDAGFPGQLTKIRDSIEHAGVPFNKLSMLILTHHDVDHIGSVSSILRELPNVKVLAHKEEKAYIEGKKCPLKVAKMKDNLDSLPEKMKMVYEKLKAGFEKCKVNVDKTLIDGEKLLCCEGIEIIYTPGHTLGHICLYLKKSKILIAGDILKVENGILAQVSPDINFDMNLNIKSLKKLTEYDIQTVICYHGGLYNEKVNERIAELINE; the protein is encoded by the coding sequence ATGAAAATAGCTAGTGGAGTTGAAATGCTGGAAATATCTTCTGATGTCATGGGAATGCCATGTGTCATTAATCCAACACTGATTTGGGATAAGGATACAGTAATTTTAGTAGATGCTGGATTTCCAGGTCAATTAACTAAAATTCGTGATTCAATTGAGCATGCAGGTGTGCCATTTAATAAATTAAGCATGTTAATTCTTACACATCATGATGTTGACCATATTGGAAGTGTCTCCAGTATTTTGAGAGAACTACCTAATGTGAAAGTACTTGCTCACAAAGAAGAAAAAGCATATATAGAAGGTAAAAAATGTCCACTTAAGGTAGCTAAAATGAAAGATAATTTGGATTCATTGCCAGAAAAGATGAAAATGGTATATGAAAAACTCAAAGCTGGTTTTGAAAAATGCAAAGTCAATGTAGATAAAACTCTAATTGACGGTGAGAAATTGCTTTGCTGTGAAGGAATCGAAATTATTTACACGCCAGGACATACTCTGGGTCACATTTGCCTTTACCTTAAAAAGAGTAAAATACTCATAGCTGGAGATATATTAAAAGTTGAAAATGGAATACTTGCCCAAGTATCTCCTGATATTAATTTTGATATGAACTTAAATATAAAATCTTTGAAAAAGCTTACAGAATATGATATACAAACAGTAATTTGTTATCATGGCGGTTTGTATAATGAAAAAGTAAATGAACGTATTGCAGAATTAATAAATGAGTAA